One Solanum lycopersicum chromosome 2, SLM_r2.1 genomic region harbors:
- the LOC104645661 gene encoding uncharacterized protein gives MTPLDVAKSKNQGKCPAAYRVARDRLEMLSEAQDSLRKAQRRMKKYVDQHHRSVEFNMGDKVLLKLTPPIWKQIVSKTRHRCLIPKNDGPFEVVKRVGEVAYRSKLPERLKIHPIFLVNFLKPYFADAYDPDRNRSKRTPPSVPTQYDAEIEKILDHRGLGTSKKNTKTAFLAHWKGKSAADAVWEKAKDLWHFDAQIEDYLKTVSMRTSSSSGASGLLDPQTT, from the coding sequence ATGACGCCACTAGATGTTGCCAAATCTAAAAATCAGGGAAAATGTCCAGCAGCATACAGGGTTGCAAGGGACAGACTTGAAATGCTATCTGAGGCACAAGATAGCTTGCGCAAGGCTCAACGGCGCATGAAGAAGTATGTTGATCAACATCATCGCTCAGTTGAGTTTAATATGGGTGACAAGGTGTTACTGAAACTTACCCCACCAATCTGGAAACAGATTGTAAGTAAGACCAGACATCGGTGTTTGATTCCTAAGAATGATGGTCCATTCGAAGTGGTGAAACGAGTGGGCGAAGTTGCTTATAGGTCAAAGTTGCCAGAAAGGTTGAAAATTCATCCCATTTTCcttgtgaatttcttgaaacCTTACTTTGCAGATGCATATGATCCAGACAGAAATAGGTCAAAGAGGACTCCTCCATCAGTACCTACACAGTATGATGCTGAAATTGAGAAAATCCTTGATCACCGGGGTTTGGGCACAAGTAAGAAGAATACTAAGACCGCATTCTTGGCTCATTGGAAAGGAAAGAGTGCAGCTGATGCAGTTTGGGAGAAGGCAAAAGACTTATGGCATTTTGATGCTCAAATCGAGGACTATCTTAAAACAGTCTCGATGAGGACATCGAGTTCAAGTGGTGCGAGTGGTCTATTAGACCCGCAAACTACTTGA